The Sedimentisphaera salicampi genome includes a region encoding these proteins:
- a CDS encoding DUF4340 domain-containing protein encodes MTDKKLSILAIAALAAVVLVTAQSMFTGGQSREDSDQITYLIQGLDMDMVSGISIKGSSGEPVSIIKEDGEYYVESLSGYPVKVSKLNEMISKCLDVKIGKVYTTNPSNFEDLEVTKDKARYNIQFLASDGKVVTGLIVGKNKGSGNYVRKFADNNVYVSEESFFASTSANSYVERNIVKVEGTDVEKVSVKTPEGSYEITNENGSKKLIGIPEGMQTKGTDFHSVLDALGRVNFTDVAKASEMTELNFEYKYVSLLNDSTVYTFEIAKKGKDYWAKCSAEFTNKEKVIKKNEVESEEELKKKEEILLKREAAAKFNDRHEGWVYKLPSWNAKNLTKHFDDLIEKIPEEKPTEKVEDAQGQTAEKATAEEKSQDSTEGPAAKQSAEQTSEKEPSENGESKPAEQQKKKGSAEQNDKQTEGNDNNQTAEESE; translated from the coding sequence ATGACAGATAAAAAACTATCGATACTTGCGATAGCAGCTCTTGCGGCAGTTGTTCTTGTAACAGCTCAGTCTATGTTTACAGGCGGGCAGAGCCGTGAGGACAGCGATCAGATTACTTACCTTATCCAAGGGCTTGATATGGATATGGTATCCGGGATTTCGATAAAAGGCTCCTCCGGCGAGCCGGTATCGATCATCAAGGAAGACGGCGAGTATTATGTGGAATCGCTTAGCGGATATCCTGTGAAGGTATCAAAGCTCAACGAGATGATTTCCAAATGCCTCGATGTTAAAATCGGCAAGGTTTATACAACCAACCCGAGCAATTTCGAAGACCTTGAAGTTACAAAAGACAAGGCAAGATACAATATTCAGTTCCTTGCTTCGGACGGGAAGGTTGTTACAGGTCTGATTGTGGGCAAGAACAAGGGCTCTGGCAATTATGTGCGTAAGTTCGCAGATAACAATGTTTATGTCTCCGAGGAATCTTTCTTCGCAAGCACCAGCGCAAACAGCTATGTTGAGAGAAACATCGTGAAGGTAGAAGGTACTGATGTTGAGAAGGTTTCTGTAAAGACGCCTGAAGGCAGCTACGAAATCACAAACGAAAACGGCAGCAAAAAGCTGATAGGCATCCCTGAGGGCATGCAGACCAAGGGAACGGATTTCCATTCTGTGCTTGATGCTCTGGGCAGGGTGAACTTCACAGACGTTGCCAAGGCCTCGGAAATGACAGAGCTTAACTTTGAATATAAGTATGTATCCCTTCTGAATGATTCCACGGTTTACACCTTCGAAATTGCAAAGAAAGGCAAGGACTACTGGGCCAAATGCTCCGCTGAATTCACAAACAAAGAGAAAGTGATAAAGAAGAATGAGGTGGAAAGCGAAGAAGAGCTTAAGAAGAAGGAAGAGATCCTGCTTAAGCGTGAAGCCGCAGCAAAATTCAATGACCGCCACGAAGGCTGGGTATATAAACTCCCGTCTTGGAACGCTAAAAACCTCACAAAGCACTTCGACGACCTCATAGAAAAGATTCCGGAAGAAAAGCCGACAGAGAAGGTTGAAGATGCTCAAGGCCAAACCGCTGAAAAAGCCACTGCTGAAGAGAAATCACAGGACAGCACGGAGGGGCCTGCTGCAAAGCAATCTGCTGAGCAAACATCGGAAAAAGAGCCTTCTGAAAACGGCGAAAGCAAACCCGCCGAGCAGCAGAAAAAGAAAGGCAGCGCAGAGCAAAACGATAAACAGACCGAAGGCAATGACAATAATCAGACGGCCGAAGAATCCGAATAA